The genome window GCATAAATAGAGGAAGAGGAAATGTTGCTCAAGCTATTGCTAACCCTAATTCTCTACAAAGTGTAAGCTTTGGTCGTTCTTGTGGTTTTAAATTGCAAAAGTCATTAGGAAGCTgaaatctttaatttttttagatcgCAAGAGGTAATGGAGAGGGAGGTAGATGCATAAGTAGAGGAAGAGGCAATATTGCTCAAGCCCCTGTTTACCGAAATTCACAAGAAAGTGTAagctttattttctatttattttcaattttttattgcttATGTCATTGGAAAACAATAAAGATCAGTAACTTTTTCAGGTGACAAGAGGTAATGGACAAGGAGTCTTACCATCTTCACATATTGGTTTAGGAAGAGGTTTACCATCTTCAAAGCTAAGTGCAATTAGAGGAAGAGGCTTAAGAAGAGGCATAAGTGGAGGAAGATGCTTAGGAAGAGGCTTACCATCTTCATGATCAACTGTAGGTTTTTGTCATTTGGTTTAGTTCTTAGTCATTTCGCTAATtgccaaattttcaactgttATACACCTGACATTACTACATTGTTTAGGTGGCAAGAGGAAAGGGACAAGGAGGACCAGCTTTGGACAACATTTCCCATAATAATAACATGGGCTCAATATAAGGGAAATTATTGCTAAGGTTGTcctattttgtatattttgggATATGTAATTTTCTGGCCATAGGGATTTTGTGACAAAAGGGACTgattttgacttttgactgtgtaattggttttgagtttgaaggGCTAAAACTTTGTAATTGCTTGGCTATTTTAGGTTAGGTACTTTTTTGGGCAGGAGGATTTTGTGTACTTTGTGTAATTGGTTTTGAGCTAGAACAGCTCAAACTGTGTAATTGGTTGTCTGTTTTGGCTTATGTACTTTGCTAGGCAAGTGCATTTTGTAGTTGGAATTCTGTAATTGGTCTAACTGGTCTTCAGTTTCATGGGCTGTAATTGGAATTTGAATGTTTATATGGATGTTCATTTTGTAAATTGCCTGTGTGGTCAACAATGGAATTGCTTTTACTTTGTTGTACTCAATGGAATGGCATCTCCCAGATATTCATATAACCTCAATGCAAGAACATTTCAGAACACTAATGCACATTCAAGGGGCACTTATGCACATTTCAAAACAGTAATGCGCATTTCAGAACCATTACATTCAAAAGGAACAAACCCCATAAGAATTACAACTTCCCACTCATCAAAAATGTTATAAACAAACCCCAAGACAAAATCAAGGAAACCCACATTATCAATTGTTTTTGCCCTTGACCCCATTCCAAAACCTTTTTTTCCTGAAccatttctttcaatttctgcTGCAgtcctttcttttttgcttccACAGCTCTCAATTGTTCTTCCTTTGTTCTACCTTCCCTCTCCATTGCTCTAAGTCTTCTAAGCAAACCAGGGACCACTTGTTTTCCTCTTGGACACGTTTCATTATCCACCCACTTGAAATAATGCACACCTCTTTTGCTATTCTGGCAAATCAAATCTTACTCAATTCCAGACCTCATCAAGCAATTACAAATGGAAAAGAACAACTTTTGCAACCCAAATAATAACTTATCCAATTTTTATCACAAGCATTGAACCTTCTTCCTGGGTTCAAATTTGTCCAAGAAGTCCAACGAATTATCTTCATCCCACAGGCGCAGTACTGACTTGTCCGCCTTGATGTCGTTGAAATCTCTAACATTGAAATCTCCGACATTGCAAACCTAGGGTTGGTTGAGCTTCTAACAAAAATGGGAGGGAATGCGATACTACTGTGGCTTGGTCGTTTTAGAAGAGGATGCTCACCTTAAAATACGGTTTTGTCCCTCAATTTAACGGAATAATACACAGACTTTGAAGGAAGGACAATTttggtacaaaataaaaagtttaaggacgtttgaattgaaaattttagttgatggaccaaaatgatattGGAGCGATAATTGAAGGACCATTTAATTCATTAACCCTTAATCCAATATAAAATGTGTGATGAATTTATGTTAGTAAGAGTAATTTAGGAATACGTGATTGGAGCagagaataaatttaaatttcactAAAATTTTACGTGAGTGTGTAAAGTGTGgggtaaaataaaaaattgttatttGACTCAAATTACCCTtctcaaattcaatttggcTTACTTTAATCTCCCCACTATGCACCGAGTTCGAATCCCTCCCGTCATTTAGATGTTTGTGGCGCTCACAACGCTCAAAATTTCGTCGCTCATCCTCCGCTTCGCACCCCTAAAGAAGCCGCGCATCAGCAGCCCTGTTTGCGTGACGAGGAGTCCACGGCCCCTTGCAGCATTTAGGGTTTGATCATATTTGGATCAAACCTTTGAAATTTCCTTAAAATGATGACCCTTTCTTCAATCACTCGGTTCATGTCCTCCTCAGTTGGCCTCACAAGTCACAAATTCTCAATCTTGCGGTTCTCTTCTGCCTCAGATGGGGAGATAGTCTACAATCGGCTGCAGGAAAATGGTGGCAACATTGAGAAAACCCTTTCATCAATCAATGTCCATTTGGACTCCAAATGTGTAAGTCAGGTCTTAAAGAGATGCTATCCTAGCCAATCCCAAATGGGTCTTAGGTTTTTCATATGGGCTGGTCTTCACTCCAGTTATAGGCATAGCTATTTTATGTACAGCCAAGCTTGTGAACTGTGTGAGATTAAGCTAAACCCAGGTGTGATTTTTGATGTTTTGGAAGCTTATAGAATTGAAGGGCGCGTTGTTAGTCTTAAGGCATTTAAGGTTGTCTTTAATTTATGTAAAGAAGCTAAGCTTGCCGATGAAGCTTTGAGGGTATTAAGGAAAATACCGGATTTTGGTTTGCGTCCAGATACTACTGTGTATAATGTTGTTATAAGGTTGTTTTGCGATAAAGGTAATATGAATGTGGCTGAAAGTTTGGTGAAAGAGATGGGCTTGGTGGATCTTTTGCCTGATTTGATCACATACATGGTAATGATTAATGGGTTTTGTAAGGTGGGTCGGTTAGATGATGCTTGTGGGTTGTTTAAGGTTATGAAGGGACATGGTTGTTTGCCTAATGCTGTGGTGTACTCGGCACTTCTTGATGGGTTTTGTAGGTCTGAGAATATGGAGAGAGCTTTGGAGTTATTGACAGAGATGGAGAAGGAAGGTGGGGATTGTAGCCCTAATGTAGTAACATATACGTCTGTGATTCAAAAGCTTTGTGACAAAGGTCGGTCGAAGGAGGCGTTGGTTATTTTGGACCGAATGGAAGCTTGTGGATGTGCCCCAAGTCGCGTAACGGTTAGTATTCTAATTAAGAGTTTTTGCATGGAGGATCAAGTTGAAGAGGCTTATAAACTGATTGATAGAGTTGTTGTGGGACGTAGTGTTACATATAGTGATTGCTATAGCTCTCTTGTTGTGTCTTTGGCAAGAGGTAGAAAACCTGAAGAGGCAGAGAAGGTCTTGAGGATGATGCTTGATAGTGGGTTGAAACCAAATAGTTTGGCGTGTAGCATTATGTTAAAAAAGGTTTGTTTGGAAGGACGGGTGATAGATGGATTTTGCTTGTTTGATGAACTTGAGAAGATGGAATGCTTGTCTTCCATTGACTCTGATACTTACTCAATTCTTTTAATGGGCCTTTGTGAACAAAGGCATTTAGTGGAGGCTGCAAAGCTGGCAAGGCTAATGctaaacaaagaaattaagctGAAAGCTCCTTATGTTGACAGTATAGCTGAGATCCTGAGGAAATCCGGAGATGAGGAGTTAGTTAAGCATGTGAGTAGAATTGCattttgaagttgaacaaAAGACAATGCTCACCTGTTTTTATGGCTTTTCTTTGCTTATCTGGAATTGGGTTCTTCTACTAAGCTCAAAGTCTCAAACCAAGTAGAAAACAATCATTGAGTTAAGTTGGTAGGTGTGGAAGAAGGGAATTCATGCCCTGGAAATACAATTTTGGTAGCAGAAGCATTGTTGGTTCGGACGCAAAACGGGTTTATTGGTGCAGGGGCTCATGCGCTGTTTTACCCGACTCTGCTTTACAATGTCATTGGGAATAAGCTTTAGGCTGAGTTTCTGTGGTGGGACAAGGTCGATGAGgtacaaatataattttatcaaGCCCGTTTATGCTTATATTTGtttgtcatatatatatatataatttgtttagGTGTCTGGTTCATTTTAAATTCTGATTTCGATTGGATAGCTTGTGAAAGTAACTGGgatctttttctccttttcttttgtttttatttttttaatgtgggTCTTTATCCTTTTTCTGCAGCTGTGAATTAatttgcaatttttgtttatcttttgttttgatCTCAGTTAATTATAGATGTAAATGCGATGCagttaattatattaaatgaaagaaACTTATTGAGTTTGCATGTGGAGTTAGATGGAATCAGCACACTTAATGAGCCATACAAGACTTTGGTTCCAACGTCTTTATATCATGTTAGTGGTTTCCTGGATTTGCATTCTCAGAGTTTGCATGGTTGGAGATAAACCGatacatttttctttcaaatgaAATATTATTGCTTCTCagagtttatatatatatatatatatatatatttatattttttgcatgAAATATTTAGGGCCTGTGTGGCAATGCCTTTATAAGTGGCAAGTGCTAAAAGTACTTTCTGATAGCCAAAAGAGCTTTTGATAACGCTTGATAGAAAAGATTACAAGTGCTTCTAGGTTAGTGCTTTATGTGCTTCCCCCAGGAAGTGCTTGCAAGTGCATTTTCAGGAGTCATTTGGTTTTTTAGTAAAAGTTTGTTGTGCTTCTAACAAAAGTGCTTCTCAGTAGAAGAAGCATTCCCAAAATGTCATAAGTATCTGACAGGATTAGCTGGTGCTTTGCCATACTATTGTACGTATTAATACGTGAATGCTCTGGATTAAAATTGACTTGGGTCATGTCTATACTTGACTAGAACTTctgcatttttgttttgttttgtttacattattttttgggctCTAATCTAACCATTAAATTTTTGGCAGTGCCACGGAAGTAACCATCTGGTGATTCCTACAAGAGATTACTGCTTTGCACCATCACTGAGTGATACATGTTGTGCTGTAGACTTCATTCATGGTAAGCATTTTTGCATCTTTGATTTGATTATGTTGAATAGCATCTGATATTTCACGATTTAGCATAAACTAGGCTCTATGTACCTAGGACATTCTGGATACAAATGACATGAGTCATAAAACAGTTGAAGCTGAAGACACTCATCCAGTATCGTTCTGATATGCAAGGGTGCAAGTGTGAGGCTTTCCTTCTGGATTTTTCCagtataaataaatttgtgtGGTTAGAATATCTTGGACCATCTAGACTActcatgtttatttttattttttggggatGAACTTTTAGAATCCTCTAGagatattttttgttgaaatcTTTGTGTCATTTCCGAACTGCTTTgtggaattttattttgaggttacaaaaaatcatttaattggaattttttAAAGCAGTTGTTGCTTCAGTAAGGGGGTTTTGTGTTAAGTCATCATTTTTCTACTTATATCTACTGAGATGTAGACTTTGTTATCTGCTACCTGGTTAGTACTAAACtctgaaaataacaaattacTTGATGCAGATGACACCTGATTCTGCCTATGAATGAATATCTGAAGTCAATTTGTCCAAGGTTGCTTTTAGCCTCTTCTCAGTGACAGGTAACGTAAGAAACTCAATGAGATTTGTAATGACATTGTGGGCTCATTCTCCCTGCCTATGAATATCTGGTGTTCGAAACCCTGGAagttttgttaaattttctttcttgtgggaattttggtgttttttttgtagttgATTGTAATTCGTATTTGATTTATGTTTACTGGTTTAGTTATTAACTTgcaatttgttttttcagttGTGTGTCTATGTATGTGATGAAGAATAGTGGATAAGAAAAATGCATTGCGTGTCTGATTAAGTTTTCTCTGCATTTGGCAGTAATAATCTATGAGTTTAATATCCTTGTTTGTCTGATTATCTTGGCTATGCAAAGAAGTATAATTTCTGAATGATCTGCGGACATTGAATTCCCAAACATGACCGAttcttaaatttaattttctcgATTCATTTGTTAATGGTGGATTCGGAAAATGTTGTGAAGGAGAACACTGAAGATTTACGGAAGGCAACTGAACCAGAGGCTGAGGTTGTACATGAACCAGCTGTGGGAGAGAAGACAAATGCTGGTGAGACTGAAAATGAAGATATAACAAagataagaaaaaggaaaatgtagATCCATGTACGGAAGGTACCTCTTTGAGCACCCAAACAGTGTGAGTGCCAATTACGTTCTGACTCACAATGCTGAACATGAATCTTGCGTAAGAAGGGATACTCCCCAGAACCCCTGGACCAAGGATCAAACCTGCCTGCATGCAATTTACGTATATAGTATAGATACGTTAACATCCAGCATTTGCATTTGAGAGAGACGGGAATTCCAAAACACCTGAGAATGTGATGAAGGATTTGGGTGGTGAAGAAAGCCAAACCCATTTGCCTTTCGAGGACTGGAAATGTAGAACTTCCGTCTCCACCGGACACAGCACCACCATCAGTCCAAGTACCGACAGAGTGAATTCTGGGAGGGATTTCCAGACAAACAAGGGCTATATTATTCTCCGTTACGTTTAACCACAATACTTGTGAAAGATTCTTCATGATTTCAACTCTCTCTCCATTTCTTATATATTATATCGCACGGATATGTGATCATTTATATTCTAGTTCGCTAGAGATCAGTTTTGTTAGTTTTCATGATCAGCTTTGATCAAACAATATGTTAACTGGAACAAAAACATGATGCCATGTAATGTAACAGAGAAACAAGAGGTGAGGTGAGGAAAACCCCTTTCAAATCAAACAATATGTTAACTGGAAATAACGGTCTTCAAACAAATTGACTGGCATTCCTTCACTTTCCTGCCGAGGCGAGCGAGCTTGTCAGTGTCAGAGTGGTGGCTTCACAGTTCACTAGTGATTGGATTACCCCGTATTTTACTAGGAGAAGttgcttttatttgtttccCGAAAGAAGCGGAGATTAAACTGTGttaataatattttgatatttacTTTCCTTTTCCCACAAGGAAGCTGGGTGGAGTTTTGAAAgccaaaatattattttctccTTATTGCATTTGGAAAGTTTCCCTATAAATTCAGTTCAGACATGTTGCTGGTGAACTAACAAGTGTAATTTCACTTCCCTTCTTGAAAGTTGCTTTGCGAATCAAGCACACACCGATCATCATGGAGGCTTCAAGTCCTTCTGCTTCgtccagaaaaagaaaaagaagacaaaccCCCATGCCACGAATTGTCCTTGCTCTCGCTGCTCCCAATAGCAACCCCGCCAACAACAATGCCATCGAACACACCGTTTCGTGCACCAAACCCCGAAGTAATTGCAGCGGCCGGAGGAGAAAACAAGAGGCGGCGGCAGCCCAGCAAGAACATGAACGCCAACTCCATATTCCCACCACCAAATGCACCGTTTCATCCACTAAAATCCAAAGCAATTACAGCCTAAGACCAACAGCTCGCGGAGGCCCGAAGACAGCGccacaagaacaagaacatgaagaaaagaagggaAGGTTGAAGGTGGTTCGGATCCGGATTTTGGACCCAGATGAGACGGAGTCTTCTACAGACACCGGAGAAACTAATATAGCCGTTAAccaaaaacccaagaaaaagaaagttgaaaTAGTGCACGAGATTCGGATGCTGGAGAGAAACTCTTCTTGTCCAAAAAAACTTGAGACGCAAGAAACaagcaagaaaaaagagagcaaGAAGAACTATATTGGCAAGAATAATAAGCAAATTTGCTTCTCATCTCGATCGTCATCACCATCTTGTAACGTTGAAGGGcgtgaaaatgaagaaatactAAAAGGATCATCAACAACATCATCAGTTGTGCAAATGGCAGTTAGAAAGATGGCTCTTTACGACGTGCCGGGTCCAATTCCTGACCTGGAAGAATTTTTGAAATGGGATTATGACCTTCACTTTTTGCTTACTTTCTTTGATGATTTACCCTCAGACTCCGACTGTGAAGATTATTGAGCACGATCAACTAAGTTCATTTCAAACTTTATCcacgaatatatatatatatatatatatatatatattttaacacAACTTAGGCATGATTATTAGGTACAAATTTTTGTACAGTCCACCACGATCTCACATTCTATTTGAGGGAAAGTGATGAAATCGATTGTGTTATGTATTCTTAGTACCTAGCTAGGGTTCTTAATTTCATGGAATTCATTGGGGTTCTTTCTTCTTACCCATGAATTTTGGGTACTAAATTTGTTTGCAGTATATATATAGCAGGCTGTGCCACAATGATCCCAATGCTTGTAAttgattttatgaaaattcTATTGGAAGAAATTGAAGTGATGAATTACATTTCCTATATTATGAATAATGTGCCAAGCATTCACCTGctttgttttttacttttttgaagCTTATGCTGGATGTAGGaggaagagaaataaaataaaacaaatggaCACTAATTTCTTAGAAGAATAGGCTCTTTCATTATAATTCAGCACAATAAAATAACAATGATAAAAGACCTATTTAAAGACTTCTCTTATCATAACTGATTAATCCAATCTCATATCTTAGATTCTTCATCAACCCACTAATTCATGAAGCTAACAGTTTATTCAATTCATTAATACATGAACTTATTAAAACAGAGAATAAGAAAAGACTCAACATAATAGCATATTAAAACTTCTTGAATGCAATAATGATGCATATTTGGTTTAATTCTCCAACAATGCCTCCCGTAAACCAAACTTGCTTCTAACTCCCAATCTTGCAACATCTCTTTTTTAAATCTGTCCACCAAGAGGTTTTGTAAACACATCAGCCATTTGTTCATCTATCTTGCAATACTTCACATGAATAACACCTTCATTGACAAGCTCCCTCAGAAAATTGAGTGTGGTCAAATAGAACAGCATCTTTTGTTGCCACCTCTTGAAATTAGTTCCATTGAACTTCTCAAGTTTCTCTCCATGAGAGGAGGAAGCAGGGATCACCATAGGTAAAGCATGAGCCACACATTTTCCCTTCAATAAAGAGGAAAATTCACAGTTTAATTCAAAGTAAACTAACAACTTTTAAgaaactaaaataaatttaagatttaaaaaaaaaaaaccaataaatatagcaattacaaaaaaaaaaatttcgtcctaAGATTGTcggaaaaaaatataaaaataattgctATATTTACAGAATTTCGAAAATAAAACTTCACTATAAATTCGaaataaatacaagaaaattaCGACAAGGTAAATGTTAAGAATACTTTACAAATGATCGAGTCTAGAACTTGGTTATATCTCCTTAAGACGAAATTGCCTCATCACAAGTGCTTTTAGGATTTGCTTGGCAAACGTCTCCCAGGATACAACGATGGACTTCTTGTTGAAGTAGCACTACAATCCCTAAGAAAAGCGAACTCAAACTTGTGTATGAATTCTTTCTTACTAACTCACtatatttctaaaaaaatataatgctATGAATACTCTAAAGACTAATATTATTGGATGACAATTGGATGAATGAAATGTTGTAGGATCTTCTGTATTTATAGGCAACAAGGCCTCTGTTCAGAAAAGATGTGActgaaaaatattaacaaatgTGTCTTTTAATGTTGCAACCATAAGCCAAGAAGTGCAATGTTTCAATTTCTATGAAACAATGCACTTAAGCCAAGAAAGTgcaatgttttaatttttatgaaacaatGCAACTTTTGTTGTAAAGTATAAAGTAGTGGAGCCCACTTACTATTTGTTTGTAGACTTTGGTGCATGAGTTTATTGCACATTCACGGGCATCATTTCCttagcctataaataagacaTTATTGTGCCTTTGCATGTACACCTCCAATTGAGAGAAGAATGCGAGTCAggcagagaagaggaagagaaggaagaaagagggtgagtgagtagagaggaaagagagcagagagaaattctccaagagagaaaattcagtgagccacacatattgtaaactctaaagttgtagccctattattttatatagtggaaaagttactgctactgctctccgaggacgtaggcatagccgaacctcgttaaatgctgtgtctcatctactttacgtgcagctcaaaattcgcacatatcccagtccattttataacaacttttcatatatgagactttggaaaatgccaaaggagagaaattttttaaaagaggccaaaatggacaaaattgcccttatttatttttggatttcctaaagaatcctttacatttgcatgtctttgatttgaaagttgagaggtttttctgtcttttttgaaaaagttttggcttttttcaaaagtgaaagtttttttgtggctaaaacctaaatttactatgAAACAATGCAACTTATCACAtaaagtattattattttacaaacgaaataaataataatttatttttccttggTTAAGAACATGACTATTCTCAATGGATACATACCAAAAAGTCAAGTACTTAAAGTCACGAGTCCCacaatttaatttccattcaattattaaaaaaattaaatataaatattataattttctaaCACAAGTAGAATCTTGGACAGAACTTATAATGATTTGACTAAAATATACGGCAAAAGAGCCCCTGATGGAAGATCAAGTTGTTTCGGTAGGAACATGGAGAAAATGGGGATCAATATCCACCTCAGCTAGTAAAAGAGCTCAAAGAATCATCAAAGAAGAGATACAAGAACCCTTGGATGAGAAACCACATATAGTAAAAAGGTTGGTTGGCGATGAAGAAGACAAAGACTGCTGCTCACTTGAAACTGTACCTGGCATGGCTGATGAGCTCTTCTTGGAAGCTTCTCTAATTCTAGAAGATGATAAGAAAGCCAAGATGTTGCAGCTCGAAAGAAGTGGCTATACAGAAAACTTCCCCAGTAGCATCCAAGTAGCTCGTTGGTATGCAAGTGTAGTTTTGATATGCTTATCATCCTTGTGCTTTTTTCTTCACGTAAATTACATACACGGAAAGAGTTTCCCTCAACATAATGTAATTCCCTTGTGTATATCAGTAAGTTTTGAGATGGGCTAGAAGGCCAAAGCTgcctcttctcttctttttttatttgtttatttatttttatttttttaatagcaAATTAACCTCAACAAATGTTAATTTGCAACCAGATTATCTCCACACTATTATGAGTTTAGGTTTTGAAGCTTACAAAGTTGTAAATCAAATTTCATACTTACCAAGAACTGCAATATGTATTAACAATAATTTCATActtaaaaagtaaaacaatAAATGAAGTTACTGatcaattaaagaaaacaaaattacccagatcaaggaagaaagaaaaaaaactactGTGTCGTTCTTCTCTGATGAAATAGAATTACTGACTATTCTGTGGACCAAGGTGGTTGCCAAAAGTTGGATCCAAATTCCACTCTGTAAACTGGGAAGAGCCAAAACAAACAGACACAGAGATGGAGACAGTGTCACGACCTTGACAAAAGATTGGTACTTTTGCTAAATGGCATGGCCATCTCATTCTCTTCTTTTAGAATTTGCTTTCTCTCGCTCGCACTCCTCTCTGCCTTCTTCTTATCCcataattcatataaaagacataattcatataaaagaCATAGCTCATAATAGGAGTACCCCAAGGTTGGAAGTAACTACTCCAAAAGTAACCTTACCCCTACGATGAAAGTTTTCCAAACAGGATTCCACTGAAAATAATAGCACCAAACCACTTGTTTGACACAAATCTGGAACCAAGACGAGCAAATGCTGAGGTAAGCTGATCATGTTCAAGGcaaaacaaagcaaagaaatctTAAACCAAAATGAGCTTTTCCTTCCCTAGTGTATGAAACCCTCcaacttatatttttttcaatatttaccttttttgtttctctttgattGGAGAAATATGCAGTATGGTAAAATTAACATTGATGCAAACGCATATTTAATCTCTATGATTACTTGAAATCAAGATCATATCACGAAAAATACGCACTTTCTGTTGCAATCAACCCGGGATGAAAGGTCAGCAGTCCATATCTGCCAAGCTAATTGCCCAGATGCAGCCCCCAAA of Prunus dulcis chromosome 4, ALMONDv2, whole genome shotgun sequence contains these proteins:
- the LOC117626511 gene encoding pentatricopeptide repeat-containing protein At5g47360 is translated as MMTLSSITRFMSSSVGLTSHKFSILRFSSASDGEIVYNRLQENGGNIEKTLSSINVHLDSKCVSQVLKRCYPSQSQMGLRFFIWAGLHSSYRHSYFMYSQACELCEIKLNPGVIFDVLEAYRIEGRVVSLKAFKVVFNLCKEAKLADEALRVLRKIPDFGLRPDTTVYNVVIRLFCDKGNMNVAESLVKEMGLVDLLPDLITYMVMINGFCKVGRLDDACGLFKVMKGHGCLPNAVVYSALLDGFCRSENMERALELLTEMEKEGGDCSPNVVTYTSVIQKLCDKGRSKEALVILDRMEACGCAPSRVTVSILIKSFCMEDQVEEAYKLIDRVVVGRSVTYSDCYSSLVVSLARGRKPEEAEKVLRMMLDSGLKPNSLACSIMLKKVCLEGRVIDGFCLFDELEKMECLSSIDSDTYSILLMGLCEQRHLVEAAKLARLMLNKEIKLKAPYVDSIAEILRKSGDEELVKHVSRIAF